In Desulfobotulus pelophilus, a single window of DNA contains:
- a CDS encoding site-specific recombinase translates to MAPRVRPTPQRIFASLESGNTSATDLLRQITDWLRPEPGENMDTVCRRIDLLDKAQEENPDASEKIATILQEWLGRANYFLAFAVLGLFSRQGFMRELGKRIYEHINPLPLNGDSLSDALSLIFHHPEDPQWVQDLPDESWMHLFRILWNAESGDAPRLLEKSISELLYAMEMLSIWVAGEELEPDLVRLEPRIVSRDSAFVALQREIARYCRHYEAWIHGEIRELEDDAHARVLLDQCMQAVTAFRKKSVTKGTSIPLSYLLERLDQTLKRIQDILDILTPMRQKVTEKTAIRLFKELVTASRQRRSVRALFQRNIRLLSRSITENASDHGEHYITRSRKDYFAMLRSGAGGGIIIALMALIKIRIMGLALAPLPETILVSLNYGFGFMLIHILHFTVATKQPAMTAARLAEAIQQGEHGGANPKKIAALLVQVARSQFIAIVGNVSVALSLAFAIGWVYALLRGFPLLSHEACEYQIYELKPFASLALLHACIAGLWLFVAGLTAGFFDNRAAYIGLRDRLKNHPLLRPLLPEKQRAALADYIHENYGALVGNFFFGVLLGSTAYIGMLLGLPLGIRHVAFASGNLGYAMAFDFPGFFTFLLYFLFVSLISFCNLWVSFSLALSVALRSRNTRIQSFSKVMFFFKEQVKAAPLSLFFPPADTAAEKKDQSSSSHGHQDDSG, encoded by the coding sequence CGTATCTTTGCCTCCCTCGAATCCGGGAATACTTCCGCCACGGACCTTCTTCGCCAGATTACGGACTGGCTGCGTCCTGAACCCGGAGAAAACATGGATACCGTATGCCGACGCATCGATCTGCTGGACAAGGCACAGGAAGAGAACCCCGATGCCAGCGAAAAAATAGCCACCATTCTTCAAGAATGGCTGGGACGCGCCAACTATTTTCTTGCCTTTGCCGTACTCGGACTTTTTTCCCGTCAAGGATTCATGCGGGAGCTGGGCAAACGCATCTATGAGCACATCAACCCCCTGCCTCTCAACGGTGACAGCCTTTCCGATGCCCTTTCCCTCATCTTCCATCATCCGGAAGATCCCCAGTGGGTTCAGGACCTTCCGGATGAAAGCTGGATGCATCTTTTCCGCATTTTATGGAATGCGGAAAGCGGAGATGCTCCCAGGCTTCTTGAAAAATCCATCAGTGAACTCCTCTATGCCATGGAAATGCTGTCCATATGGGTGGCTGGCGAAGAGCTGGAACCGGATCTGGTACGGCTGGAGCCAAGAATTGTATCCAGAGACTCTGCCTTTGTGGCTCTGCAGCGGGAGATTGCCCGCTACTGCCGGCATTATGAGGCATGGATACATGGTGAGATCAGAGAACTGGAAGACGATGCCCATGCACGGGTACTTCTGGATCAGTGCATGCAGGCGGTCACTGCTTTCCGAAAAAAATCCGTTACCAAAGGAACCAGCATTCCCCTTTCCTATCTGCTGGAACGGCTGGACCAAACCCTGAAACGCATTCAGGACATCCTTGATATTCTCACACCAATGAGACAAAAAGTTACCGAAAAAACAGCCATCCGTCTTTTTAAGGAACTGGTGACCGCCAGCCGTCAGCGCCGAAGTGTACGCGCCCTTTTTCAACGGAACATCCGGCTTCTTTCCCGCAGCATTACGGAGAATGCCAGTGATCACGGCGAACACTACATTACCCGCAGCCGCAAAGATTATTTCGCCATGCTCCGTTCCGGTGCTGGAGGAGGAATCATCATCGCCCTCATGGCCCTCATCAAAATCCGTATTATGGGCCTGGCCCTTGCCCCTCTGCCAGAAACCATCCTTGTCAGCCTGAACTACGGGTTTGGCTTCATGCTCATCCATATTCTCCATTTTACGGTGGCCACCAAACAGCCAGCCATGACCGCTGCCCGGCTGGCCGAAGCCATTCAGCAGGGCGAACACGGCGGTGCCAACCCCAAAAAGATTGCTGCCCTCCTTGTTCAGGTTGCCCGCTCCCAGTTCATTGCCATAGTGGGCAATGTGAGCGTTGCCCTTTCCCTGGCCTTTGCCATCGGATGGGTGTATGCCCTGCTTCGGGGCTTCCCCCTGCTCAGCCATGAAGCCTGTGAATATCAGATTTACGAACTTAAACCCTTTGCCAGCCTTGCCCTTCTCCATGCCTGCATTGCCGGTCTCTGGCTTTTTGTGGCCGGTCTTACGGCCGGTTTTTTTGATAACCGGGCAGCCTATATCGGCCTCAGAGACCGTTTAAAAAACCACCCCCTCCTCCGCCCCCTGCTGCCGGAAAAACAAAGAGCCGCCCTTGCCGACTATATCCATGAAAATTACGGAGCTCTTGTGGGAAACTTTTTTTTCGGCGTGCTGCTGGGGAGCACAGCCTACATAGGCATGCTTCTGGGACTCCCCCTGGGAATCCGGCACGTAGCCTTTGCATCGGGGAATCTCGGATATGCCATGGCCTTTGATTTCCCGGGTTTTTTCACTTTTCTGCTTTATTTCCTGTTTGTCAGCCTGATTTCCTTCTGTAATCTCTGGGTCAGCTTCAGCCTGGCCCTTTCCGTCGCACTCAGGTCAAGGAACACCCGTATACAAAGCTTTTCAAAGGTGATGTTTTTTTTCAAAGAACAGGTCAAGGCCGCCCCCCTTTCCCTTTTTTTCCCCCCTGCGGATACGGCAGCCGAAAAAAAAGATCAATCCTCCAGCAGCCATGGGCATCAAGATGATTCTGGTTAA
- a CDS encoding LEA type 2 family protein — protein sequence MLKNKMGICFVFVYFCMMTSGGCVLLEGSGAWQQPQARVSDIRLSELSMEQARMLVDVEVFNPNPYDIHLGELDYALELQQVKVLSGSMEESGRLPAGQSRKLTLPLVVEFREIAGLLVHGREMKTLDLAFTGGMGFEVPVVGKVRLPLNAASSIPVPQLPGIRVAGLTLEELSMGGAELSLRILLHNANDFALSLEYVTYGIVLNGKSAADGQVNKKVVWEAGEEKEIVLPMSFAFSRSSFALYETLLHGVDLHYHLSFESELASSLPALKRIPFTTRLQGRVGVSQ from the coding sequence ATGCTGAAAAATAAAATGGGTATCTGTTTCGTTTTTGTATATTTCTGCATGATGACTTCCGGTGGCTGCGTCCTTCTGGAAGGCTCCGGTGCCTGGCAGCAGCCCCAGGCCAGGGTCAGTGATATCCGTTTGTCTGAACTTTCCATGGAGCAAGCCCGTATGCTGGTGGATGTGGAGGTGTTTAATCCCAATCCCTATGACATCCATCTGGGAGAGCTGGATTATGCTCTGGAACTGCAGCAGGTAAAGGTTCTGTCCGGGAGCATGGAAGAGTCCGGCCGCCTGCCAGCGGGTCAGAGCCGAAAACTGACCCTTCCGCTTGTTGTCGAGTTTCGAGAGATCGCAGGATTGCTGGTCCACGGACGGGAGATGAAGACCCTTGACCTTGCCTTTACAGGCGGAATGGGTTTTGAGGTTCCTGTGGTGGGGAAGGTGCGGTTGCCTTTGAACGCTGCGTCGAGCATCCCTGTGCCGCAGTTGCCCGGAATCCGGGTGGCAGGACTGACCCTGGAAGAGCTGAGTATGGGAGGGGCGGAGCTGAGCCTGCGTATTCTTCTGCACAATGCCAACGATTTTGCCCTTTCTCTGGAATATGTCACCTATGGGATCGTCCTGAACGGGAAGTCCGCAGCCGATGGTCAGGTAAACAAAAAGGTTGTTTGGGAAGCTGGAGAAGAAAAGGAAATTGTGCTTCCTATGAGCTTTGCTTTCAGCCGGTCAAGCTTTGCGCTTTATGAAACACTGCTGCATGGGGTGGATCTGCATTACCATCTGTCTTTTGAGAGTGAACTGGCAAGCAGTCTGCCAGCTTTGAAACGTATTCCTTTTACAACGAGGCTGCAGGGCAGGGTGGGGGTCAGCCAGTGA
- a CDS encoding DUF2937 family protein produces MARVMDYVRMVLFLCGVMAGIQIPSFMDAYGKSLEARLLESTRSLAGFQQDADRYFSGDIKALVHHYRESGDPVFGDGGESIHHIHERNLELQEALAAFQKGWFRAFFHVFVSPVKDVRDFVWEHYDYSLKLNGTAIIAGLMSGILTALFPEMLFAGLVRMVRRPKRPGRHPGGSFPEGFL; encoded by the coding sequence ATGGCCAGAGTCATGGATTATGTCCGCATGGTGCTTTTTCTATGCGGTGTGATGGCGGGGATTCAGATTCCTTCCTTCATGGATGCCTACGGGAAAAGCCTGGAAGCCCGTCTTCTGGAATCCACCCGAAGTCTTGCAGGCTTTCAGCAGGATGCGGACAGATATTTCAGTGGTGATATAAAGGCTCTGGTTCATCATTACCGTGAAAGCGGAGATCCGGTTTTTGGTGATGGCGGAGAGAGTATCCACCATATTCATGAACGGAATCTTGAGTTGCAGGAAGCTCTGGCTGCGTTTCAAAAAGGGTGGTTCCGCGCTTTTTTCCATGTTTTCGTAAGTCCTGTGAAAGACGTTCGTGATTTTGTGTGGGAGCATTATGATTATTCGCTGAAGCTCAATGGCACAGCCATCATTGCGGGCCTTATGTCCGGCATTCTGACGGCGCTTTTTCCGGAGATGCTGTTTGCGGGTCTGGTGCGCATGGTTCGGCGGCCAAAAAGACCAGGCAGGCATCCCGGCGGATCTTTTCCGGAAGGGTTTCTGTAG
- a CDS encoding superoxide dismutase produces the protein MNQQTSAHILPALPYADNALDPVITASTISFHYGKHHKAYVDNLNRLIAGTEYADMPLEEIIRSVSGKADKAGIFNNAAQVWNHTFYWNSLRPGGGGEPPVVLKEKMEAAFGGVDECKKALTDAALTQFGSGWAWLVLDGGMLKVVKTGNAETPVTSGLQPVLTLDVWEHAYYLDYQNRRPDYVQAVLDKLVNWEFALQNLG, from the coding sequence ATGAATCAGCAGACATCTGCCCACATCTTACCCGCACTACCCTATGCTGACAACGCTTTGGATCCGGTCATAACGGCCAGCACCATCAGCTTTCATTACGGAAAACATCATAAAGCCTATGTGGATAATTTGAACAGACTCATTGCGGGTACGGAGTATGCGGACATGCCGCTGGAGGAAATCATACGGTCCGTGTCCGGCAAGGCAGACAAGGCGGGCATTTTTAATAATGCTGCCCAGGTATGGAATCATACCTTTTATTGGAACAGTCTGAGACCGGGGGGCGGCGGTGAACCGCCTGTAGTGCTGAAAGAGAAAATGGAAGCTGCTTTTGGCGGTGTGGACGAATGCAAGAAGGCTCTGACCGATGCTGCCCTTACCCAGTTTGGCAGTGGATGGGCCTGGCTTGTGCTGGATGGCGGGATGCTGAAGGTAGTGAAAACGGGTAATGCGGAGACCCCTGTGACCAGCGGTTTGCAACCCGTCCTGACCCTTGATGTCTGGGAACATGCCTATTATCTTGACTACCAGAACCGCAGGCCGGATTATGTACAGGCAGTGCTGGATAAGCTTGTTAATTGGGAATTCGCCCTGCAGAACCTGGGCTGA
- a CDS encoding universal stress protein: MKHTYLIALDGSGPSMAATRYAAAMLPADRSEIVLFLVESDIPDSLWDIYSEPERLGSEDALMEWNRRQKQCFATILEAARQTFVDAGFARKHISIKMQKRKEGIARDILSESTDGYAAVFAGRKGVTNLPRLPIGNISRRLVARIQQIPLVLVSESLETRHILIGFDNSRDSRRCLRLAASLFADSDRYIHIRHIARTQLPFPCPSHEVAAGILREAQSKDRYGKMESALQKAAQILQDNHFRKDSIDCLIAEGYMNRSLGLLDIAEKNAWGTIMVGRRGLSRMQDFLVGRVGEKLVELSRDQTIWIVPENSTVWP, from the coding sequence ATGAAACATACATATCTGATCGCCCTTGATGGATCCGGTCCTTCTATGGCAGCTACCCGTTATGCCGCTGCCATGCTGCCGGCGGACCGCTCTGAAATCGTTCTCTTTCTTGTGGAATCGGATATACCGGACTCCCTCTGGGATATTTATTCCGAACCGGAAAGGCTGGGCAGCGAGGACGCCCTTATGGAATGGAACAGGCGGCAGAAACAATGCTTTGCCACCATACTGGAGGCAGCACGTCAGACTTTTGTGGATGCTGGTTTTGCAAGGAAGCACATATCCATCAAAATGCAGAAACGAAAAGAGGGAATTGCCCGTGATATTCTTTCGGAAAGCACGGATGGATATGCCGCCGTTTTTGCTGGCCGCAAAGGTGTCACCAATCTTCCCCGTCTTCCCATAGGCAACATAAGCCGCAGGCTGGTTGCGCGTATCCAGCAGATTCCCCTTGTGCTGGTGTCAGAAAGCCTTGAAACCCGGCATATACTCATCGGCTTTGACAATTCACGGGACTCCCGCCGCTGCCTGCGTCTTGCAGCCAGTCTTTTCGCCGATTCAGACAGATACATCCATATCCGCCACATTGCCCGCACCCAGCTTCCCTTTCCCTGCCCTTCCCATGAAGTGGCAGCAGGCATCCTGCGGGAAGCACAGTCAAAAGACCGGTATGGAAAAATGGAGTCGGCCCTGCAAAAAGCGGCTCAGATACTGCAAGACAACCACTTCCGCAAAGACAGCATCGACTGTCTCATTGCGGAAGGGTACATGAACCGTTCCCTTGGCCTTCTCGACATAGCGGAAAAAAATGCCTGGGGTACCATCATGGTCGGCCGAAGGGGGCTTTCAAGGATGCAGGATTTTCTGGTCGGCAGGGTAGGAGAAAAGCTTGTGGAATTGTCAAGGGACCAGACCATATGGATTGTGCCTGAAAATTCCACGGTCTGGCCCTGA
- a CDS encoding cation:proton antiporter domain-containing protein — protein sequence MGTTLIWEYGMTSGSSFVEIAAILSLATLAGLIGQKLRQPLIIMFLATGILAGPSCFGIIHSYEQIELLAEIGIALLLFIVGLKLDLQLIRTTGPVALATGLGQIIFTSVIGFFIALALDMNWLSAAYVAVALTFSSTIIIVKLLSDKKEIDSLHGQIAIGFLIIQDIAAILALVALTTFGSSLTTEEGAWLSTFFIVAKGFGFLGCIALTMKYVLPILVRRLAHSLELLTLFAIAWAVFLGAASEVLGFSKEVGAFLAGVSLAPTDYRESIGARLTGLRDFLLLFFFIDLGARLEWDMVGSQLGAAIVFSIFVLIGNPLIVLIIMGYMGYRRRTSLLAGLTVAQISEFSLIVAALGLSIGHISGETVGLITLVGVVTIFLSTYMILYSSSLYEFFSEPLKIFERSIPYREMAIDTSEDSGDVDVILVGLGNYGSGLADYLLRREKSVLCVDFDPVVLDRWRERGVPVLYGDIADPDMHEHLPLNRTRWVLSTVRSREMNLALAHNLKESGYTGKLAMTALSEREAGEFEKAGAHLVFRPFKDATEQAADALTYAMDFLPENIDWPVSFLEVRVQSDATAAGQLIRDIPLRSLTGVSIIAVSRGGGIHYDPGPEFRIFPGDRLLIVGPPAGLKEAGRVLNQLDVRKGSELADRFEIAELLVAGDSVLAGQSIGEVRFRQSYGVTLVGIRRDREKITAVQPAEKLLGGDRLIVIGTSRVIGQLQLQGAL from the coding sequence ATGGGAACAACACTTATATGGGAGTATGGTATGACCAGCGGCAGTTCTTTTGTGGAAATTGCAGCTATCCTCAGTCTGGCAACCCTTGCGGGTCTTATCGGTCAGAAGCTGCGTCAGCCTCTGATTATCATGTTTCTGGCAACGGGTATTCTTGCGGGTCCATCCTGCTTTGGCATCATACACAGTTACGAGCAGATTGAGCTGCTGGCTGAGATAGGTATTGCCTTGCTGCTGTTTATTGTCGGGCTCAAGCTGGATCTTCAACTGATCCGCACCACAGGCCCGGTGGCATTGGCAACGGGCCTGGGACAGATTATTTTCACCTCCGTCATTGGGTTTTTCATCGCACTGGCCCTGGACATGAACTGGCTTAGTGCGGCCTATGTGGCTGTGGCCCTGACTTTTTCCAGCACCATCATTATTGTCAAGCTCCTTTCCGATAAAAAAGAGATAGACTCCCTTCACGGGCAGATAGCCATCGGTTTTCTGATTATTCAGGACATTGCCGCCATACTGGCCCTTGTGGCTCTCACGACCTTTGGTTCTTCCCTCACCACGGAAGAGGGAGCATGGCTTTCCACTTTTTTCATTGTTGCGAAAGGATTCGGTTTTTTAGGCTGTATTGCCCTTACCATGAAATATGTTCTGCCTATTCTGGTCCGGCGTCTGGCCCATTCTCTGGAGCTTCTGACCCTTTTTGCCATTGCATGGGCGGTTTTTCTGGGCGCTGCCAGTGAAGTGCTGGGCTTCAGCAAGGAAGTGGGCGCATTTCTGGCCGGTGTCTCTCTTGCGCCAACGGATTACAGGGAGTCCATAGGTGCAAGACTGACGGGCCTGAGGGACTTCCTTCTGCTCTTTTTTTTCATCGATCTGGGGGCGCGTCTGGAGTGGGATATGGTTGGGTCCCAGCTGGGCGCAGCCATTGTTTTTTCCATTTTTGTTCTCATCGGAAATCCCCTGATTGTTCTCATTATCATGGGCTATATGGGGTACCGTCGGCGTACATCTCTGCTGGCGGGCTTAACGGTGGCACAGATCAGTGAGTTTTCCCTTATCGTGGCGGCCCTTGGCTTAAGTATCGGGCATATAAGCGGTGAAACCGTGGGGCTGATTACCCTGGTAGGAGTTGTCACCATTTTTCTTTCCACGTATATGATTTTATATTCCTCCTCACTGTATGAGTTTTTCTCAGAACCCCTAAAAATTTTTGAGCGCTCCATTCCATACAGAGAGATGGCCATTGACACATCGGAGGACAGCGGTGATGTGGATGTTATTCTTGTGGGGCTGGGGAATTATGGCAGCGGTCTGGCGGATTACCTGCTGCGCAGGGAAAAGTCTGTTTTATGTGTGGATTTCGATCCGGTCGTACTGGATCGCTGGCGGGAGCGCGGAGTTCCCGTGCTGTACGGAGACATCGCAGATCCGGATATGCATGAGCATCTTCCTCTGAACAGAACCCGATGGGTGCTCAGTACGGTCCGTTCCAGAGAAATGAATCTGGCTCTGGCCCATAACCTCAAAGAATCCGGTTATACGGGAAAGCTGGCCATGACAGCACTGTCCGAGAGAGAGGCCGGAGAATTTGAAAAAGCTGGTGCTCATCTTGTTTTCCGGCCCTTCAAGGATGCCACGGAGCAGGCAGCAGATGCCCTGACCTACGCTATGGATTTTCTCCCTGAAAATATTGACTGGCCTGTTTCCTTTCTGGAGGTACGGGTGCAGTCCGATGCTACGGCAGCGGGGCAGCTGATCAGGGATATTCCCTTGCGGTCTCTCACCGGAGTTTCCATTATCGCTGTGAGCAGGGGGGGGGGCATCCATTATGATCCCGGACCTGAGTTCAGAATTTTTCCGGGAGACCGGCTGCTCATTGTTGGACCGCCTGCTGGCTTGAAGGAAGCAGGAAGGGTTCTCAACCAGCTGGATGTTCGGAAAGGCTCGGAGCTTGCCGACCGTTTTGAAATTGCAGAACTCTTGGTGGCAGGAGATTCTGTTCTTGCGGGGCAGTCCATCGGAGAGGTCCGTTTCCGGCAAAGTTATGGTGTTACCCTTGTGGGAATCCGTCGCGACAGGGAGAAGATTACGGCTGTTCAGCCTGCGGAAAAGCTGCTGGGAGGAGACAGGCTGATTGTGATTGGTACCAGTCGGGTTATAGGGCAGCTGCAACTTCAGGGGGCGCTCTGA
- a CDS encoding GNAT family N-acetyltransferase: MSIRKKMMGQMDIAAVQTPEEIETVKELFREYQSFLKVDLCFQDFEKELAGLPGAYASPEGILLLGRDQGHVCGCAALRSCPAAGEEACEMKRLYVRPHARGRGLGRDMAVRLIREARASGYRMMVLDTLDRLAAAMELYTGLGFEQTDPYYHNPLSGVVYWRLDLTECSP, translated from the coding sequence TTGTCAATCCGAAAAAAGATGATGGGGCAGATGGATATTGCAGCCGTACAAACTCCGGAAGAAATAGAAACGGTGAAAGAGCTTTTCAGGGAGTATCAGTCATTCCTGAAGGTGGATCTCTGTTTTCAGGATTTTGAGAAAGAACTGGCAGGCCTTCCCGGTGCCTATGCCTCTCCCGAGGGAATTCTGCTCCTTGGCAGAGATCAGGGCCATGTGTGTGGCTGCGCTGCCCTGCGATCCTGCCCCGCTGCCGGCGAAGAGGCTTGCGAGATGAAACGTCTCTATGTCCGCCCCCATGCACGGGGGCGGGGGCTGGGCAGGGATATGGCTGTCCGATTGATTCGTGAAGCCCGTGCATCGGGTTATCGGATGATGGTGCTGGATACCCTGGACAGGCTGGCTGCTGCCATGGAGCTGTATACGGGCCTTGGTTTTGAACAGACAGACCCTTATTATCATAATCCTCTGTCTGGTGTGGTGTACTGGAGGCTGGATCTGACAGAATGCAGTCCATGA
- a CDS encoding VOC family protein has protein sequence MISCMDHLNIVVTDLERSLTFFEILGFRSVMTSDLDATFLEKVTGLAGRKGRFVAMEHEGSAMRLELLQYTPPEEIPRNISLATQPGFRHLAFQVEDMEGCVKALKAHHVSFLSPVQTWEKTGKKLVYFLGPDGILMELCQYPDGKR, from the coding sequence ATGATTTCATGTATGGATCACCTCAATATTGTTGTGACGGATCTGGAAAGGTCACTGACATTTTTTGAGATTCTGGGCTTCCGTTCTGTGATGACCTCGGATCTGGATGCGACTTTTCTGGAAAAGGTGACAGGTCTTGCCGGGCGGAAGGGTCGTTTTGTGGCCATGGAGCATGAAGGATCTGCCATGCGGCTGGAACTTTTGCAGTATACTCCTCCGGAAGAGATTCCCCGGAATATTTCACTGGCCACCCAGCCCGGTTTCCGTCATCTGGCCTTTCAGGTGGAGGATATGGAAGGGTGTGTAAAGGCTCTGAAGGCTCACCATGTTTCTTTTCTCAGTCCGGTTCAGACATGGGAGAAAACCGGCAAGAAGCTTGTCTATTTTCTGGGGCCGGACGGAATTCTGATGGAGCTCTGTCAGTATCCGGATGGGAAGCGGTGA
- a CDS encoding superoxide dismutase, with protein sequence MRIWSGCICAVFLLMVSCSGGSDGVSGLKFEALPYALDALEPHIDAETMKIHYEQHHRAYFDRMKEAVKGTAFANRSLETLLAQAGKLPDALRNNAGGHYNHAFFWKSMSPDGGGVPQGRLAERIDQDFGSFERMQQAFNGAALSRFGSGWAWLCVDANGSLFVTSTPNQDNPLMDTVKKRGTPILGLDVWEHAYYLQYQSGRGHYIDAFWHVVNWPEVAERLERIRNKA encoded by the coding sequence ATGCGTATCTGGTCTGGTTGTATCTGTGCGGTTTTTCTGCTTATGGTGTCCTGTTCCGGCGGTAGTGATGGTGTGTCGGGCCTGAAGTTTGAAGCCTTGCCCTATGCCTTGGATGCCCTGGAGCCCCACATTGATGCGGAAACCATGAAAATTCACTATGAACAGCATCACAGGGCATATTTCGACAGAATGAAAGAAGCCGTGAAGGGAACGGCCTTTGCTAACCGTTCCCTGGAAACCCTTCTGGCTCAGGCAGGCAAGCTGCCCGATGCTTTACGGAATAATGCGGGTGGACATTACAACCATGCTTTTTTCTGGAAGAGTATGTCTCCGGATGGTGGGGGGGTGCCTCAGGGCAGGCTTGCGGAACGGATTGATCAGGACTTCGGTTCTTTTGAAAGAATGCAGCAGGCTTTCAATGGGGCTGCCCTTTCCCGTTTTGGCAGCGGATGGGCCTGGTTGTGTGTGGATGCCAATGGATCCCTTTTTGTCACTTCAACACCGAATCAGGATAATCCCCTGATGGATACGGTGAAAAAAAGAGGGACACCCATTCTGGGGCTGGACGTGTGGGAGCATGCCTATTATCTCCAGTATCAGAGCGGAAGGGGACATTATATTGATGCGTTCTGGCATGTGGTGAACTGGCCGGAGGTGGCAGAACGACTGGAGCGAATCCGGAATAAGGCATAG
- a CDS encoding protein adenylyltransferase SelO, with protein MPVFSFDNSYARLPDDLYMLQKPLAVKAPRLILLNRGLMADLGLHPESLAEDEWAGIFCGNSLPEGSCPLAMAYAGHQFGHFVPQLGDGRAILLGEVKDDKGKRWDIQLKGSGKTPFSRNGDGRAPLGAVLREYMISEALHAMGIPTTRSLAAVLTGEPVHRESVLPGAVLTRVAASHIRVGTFAGLAARDKVTALQILTDYTLERHFPHLDKQVPPHMGLLREVLKAQARLVAAWMHVGFIHGVMNTDNCAISGETIDFGPCAFMDAYSPARVFSSIDHHGRYAYGRQPGMAHWNLVRFAESLLPLMNEADIKTANAILASFPDYFQDCWLSGMGKKLGFRTRQPEDMALAQDLLGMMHANSVDFTIGFRSLCDLAESPQDSVFPGLFRDREAVQQWVQRWQHRLNREGGKERAASMRSVNPLYIPRNHRVEAALKAAEKEGDFSLFHSLLTVVSNPFEKKEGWEEYALAPAPEEVVHRTFCGT; from the coding sequence ATGCCTGTTTTTTCTTTTGATAACAGTTATGCCCGTCTTCCCGATGATTTGTATATGCTGCAGAAACCGCTTGCGGTGAAAGCACCCCGCCTTATCCTTCTGAACAGAGGGCTGATGGCGGATCTGGGTCTGCACCCGGAGTCCCTTGCCGAAGATGAGTGGGCAGGGATTTTCTGTGGCAACAGCCTTCCCGAAGGATCCTGTCCTTTGGCCATGGCCTATGCAGGTCATCAGTTCGGTCATTTTGTTCCACAACTGGGAGACGGAAGGGCCATTCTGCTGGGCGAGGTCAAAGATGACAAGGGAAAGCGGTGGGATATACAGCTGAAAGGGTCGGGTAAAACCCCTTTTTCACGCAATGGGGATGGGCGGGCTCCGCTGGGAGCCGTGCTGCGGGAATATATGATCAGTGAAGCCCTTCATGCCATGGGTATTCCCACAACCCGTTCCCTTGCAGCCGTGCTGACGGGCGAGCCGGTGCACAGGGAAAGCGTTCTGCCGGGCGCTGTGCTGACAAGGGTGGCGGCCAGTCATATCCGGGTGGGGACCTTTGCCGGTTTGGCCGCACGGGATAAGGTCACGGCCCTGCAGATACTTACGGACTATACCCTTGAACGCCATTTCCCTCATTTGGATAAGCAGGTGCCCCCCCATATGGGGCTCCTTCGGGAGGTGCTGAAAGCACAGGCCCGTCTTGTGGCCGCATGGATGCATGTGGGTTTTATTCATGGCGTCATGAATACGGATAATTGTGCCATTTCCGGAGAAACCATTGATTTTGGGCCATGTGCTTTCATGGATGCCTACAGCCCGGCACGGGTGTTCAGCTCCATTGATCATCATGGGCGCTATGCCTATGGCAGGCAACCGGGTATGGCCCACTGGAACCTGGTGCGTTTTGCGGAAAGCCTGCTGCCGCTCATGAATGAAGCAGATATAAAGACAGCCAACGCCATTTTAGCCAGTTTCCCGGATTATTTTCAGGATTGCTGGCTCTCCGGCATGGGGAAAAAACTGGGATTCAGAACACGGCAGCCGGAAGACATGGCACTGGCACAGGATCTTCTGGGAATGATGCATGCCAATTCTGTGGATTTCACCATCGGTTTCCGTAGTCTGTGCGATCTGGCGGAATCTCCGCAGGACAGTGTTTTTCCGGGTCTTTTCAGGGACAGGGAGGCTGTGCAGCAATGGGTGCAAAGGTGGCAGCATCGGCTGAACAGGGAAGGGGGAAAGGAGAGGGCCGCTTCCATGCGGAGTGTGAACCCCTTGTATATTCCACGAAATCACAGGGTGGAGGCGGCACTGAAAGCAGCGGAAAAGGAAGGGGATTTTTCATTGTTTCATTCCCTTCTGACTGTGGTGTCGAATCCCTTTGAAAAAAAGGAAGGTTGGGAGGAATATGCCCTGGCTCCTGCACCGGAGGAGGTGGTTCACCGTACTTTCTGCGGTACCTGA